agagtgatgagattaaaggcgcatgccaccACGCCCTGCAGGAGTAGACCCCTTATTTTGAAAGTCATTTTAAGCCTGCTTCACTTGGCACTCACCCTAGATTCCTTGCCCAACACTGGAGAAAACCCTCCTCAGATTTTATGATCACAAGCCACATGAACTTGAAGAGCCTGGTGCCAGGGAGAGCAGCTCCTGTCTGCGGACCACACCTGTGAGGGAGGCGGCTGCATGACCCTGGTGAGAGTCACACGGGATGGTGAAAGTTTCCCCTTTTGATTTTTAAGGATTTCCCAGCTTTCAACACACTCACTCTTCTTGGTTGAATGTGGTTGAATTTCCAACGTTGGCcactggttgttttgttttccttggtgAGCCAGAAACCACAATGCCCAAATATACCAaatagtgtgagtgtgtgtgtgtgtgtgtgtgtgtgtgtgtgtgtgtgtgtatgtgatctACTCCTTTCATTCAATCCAGGAAGATCGCAAGTCCTCTCTAGTCTGTTCCCACCAGAATGCAGTAAGCTACAGCTATGTGCACAGTTCGAACAATTCCGCTACTTTCCCATGGAGTATCAGGGACTCTGTCTAGGCTCTTGTTTGCCTCAGGGTCTTGCATAAGTTGCTGTTTCTGCTGGGATGCTTCTGATTGGTTGACACAACTTCTTATATTTAGTCCCAAGGTCACCTCTAAGTGGGCTCTACTGTTATTTTTGATTCCAGTATTCTGCTTGCATTCTTGGTAATACCCATCATACAGATCACTACAATATTGAATACCGTGTCTTCCTCCAAACAAAATCTCAGTTCTCCAAGACCAaggatttacttttttttttaaatctatttatctATTCACTGCCTGCCACTTTTGAATCTCCAGTGTTCTGTACGATGCCTGGCACATTGTAGGCACCCCAtgaatatttgctgaatgaataaatgaagaacAACTTTGCAAGCCTTCCCTCACCTGAGTAGTTACTGGTTATGAGGAGTTGATGAGTGTGGTCATTGACCAACCACGGCACTGAATGGTGATGAAGGGCACAGCTCTCAGTCAAAATCTGATGCCTGCCTGGCCCCGCCAGAGTCCACTGGCATTTGAGGAAATAAAtacaaaggtacaagaagcaGTAGAAATGAgagtttatttgtaaaaagttACAAAATGATATTGTACAAAAATAAAGTCTGTAGAGAACTTTGGTTGTATAACACAAACGACCGAGACAGATCAGGGAGATCAGAACTTCCAAAGAAGCGTGCTCCTTACTGTGTTAGATGGTGATTACAACAATAACgaaaaaaaatcaccaacttTACCCTTCTGTGGACTAGGCAGAGCAGCTTGCTCCCATTAGAGCCTGCTTGCAGTGTGGAGATGATGCTGAGCAGAGACTCCCCCGAGAGCTGAAGGCTGTGTCTGGACCTGGGAATATCAGCTACTGTGTCTACCAGGATTCTCAGAATTGAACAGAAGATCCTGAACTACTTCTGAATTGTGCCGGGCAGCTGAGGGCATCACCATTTTGAGCAGGAGAGGGTGAGAGCGCAGcctttgcctccatttcccagTCCTGCAGAGGGTGTGGAACCATGCATAACTTGGGTCTTTAGGGCCATGGGTCGGGGAGGGGGATGTCCAGCAACTTTTACCTCTTGGTTACTTTGAAATTTTAACATGATTATTTGAGATAGGCCAATTGGTCCTACTTTGGGGGGTAGCAGCTACGAAGGAAGTGATTAATTAATTTCTGCATAAAATTCCATTTATGAAATGTGAAACAAGCTCTAACATAGGACTCAAGGCATGACCTGTATGCCAGCTAGACAGGTACACTATGGGGACAGTGAGAGGTACCATTCTCCCATCTACTTCCTCCCCTCTACACAATCAGGGTGGGCCTCCTATGTCCTGTGGCCTCTTTCTGTCAACCTTTCTTCCTAGAACTCGTTGGGTTGGAAGGGATCACAAATGTTGACCCCAGATGACCACAGACCTGGCAAAGGATAAGGCAGATGGCTTCTCCCTCCGAGATTCCCTATGTGCTTCTGCCTGTGTGCCTTCAAGGAGGAGGTAGGTGGGCAAGAATGGAGGCAGAGGTGCCATCGGGCAGGGCTAAACCTTGGCTACCTGGCAGGTCCTTCATTTCACTTTTAGGTGACTGTAAGTCCAGGATGACCAAGGGGAATTCAACCTTCTGTGTATGTGGTTATGACGTCACACATGTGGAAGGAAAGCGGAGCTTGTGGCCTCTCTGCTCAGTGATGGGGCAAGGATGAAATGGATCCCCCGGGTGGCAACGGCACTGGGACTGCTGGTGAGGGGGCAGGGATGAGATGTTCCTTTAACACGGTGTAACTCAGCTTGCTTGAGTCGCCTAGCCCGGATGAGACCCTGAATTCCCATGCCTAGAGCAGAGATGGGGTGAGTTGTCTGAGCTCTGAACCCCACAGGAAGTCGGAGGATCAGAAagccaaggtcatccttgaccaagcagtaagttcaaggtcagcctaagtCACAGGAGAGCCTGTCCACAAAATAGGGGAAACCTGGGTCATTTAATGAGGGGTTGTCTTATAAAGGTAAAGTAAGTGATTTTTTTGCCCAGTGGAAACCCTTTTAATACTTTGAAGAGTATGGACCCTTGTTCCCAATTAATACTTCcttttgttaactttttttttttttttgtattttgtgagCACATATACTTTGGCACCTTTGAAAAGAGACTTTAATAaataagggaagaagagagaaattcATTAGTGAATGGTAATAAATAACAATAACTTAAATCTTAATAAATATCTTTTCTATATCTCTGTATCTGAAACAGATGCATTGCATCGAGTAGCTTCTCTGGTCACTGGTGACCACGCATAAACGGAGCTGTGTATGTAACGTCAGTCTCTGTAAACCAACAGGCCCCGGGGGTCTCCCTGGTGGGGGGGAGGCAGCTGGGGGCCTTCCCCACTAGCTCTCCTACCAGGATGCTGCCGAAAACCACAGCTTTCTTCCTGTTCCCGAGGACATCAAGGAAATGccttctggtttgtttttaagcaGGAGGACAGCCTTTTGGGTTCCTAGCCAACTTCTCCCTACCCCATACACTGTTTCAAATTCAACCACCAagtgtccccccacccccaaatgctGGATGTAGTCAACCTCAGGCCTTGGTTTTCAAATTCAAACGTTATGATCTCTTTGTACCTCTGCTTTTGTTCCCCCCTCCCTTCTAGGGTGTGAATCCGTTGAGTGACAGGAAAATACATCTTTCTTATTTTCATCAGAAAATGTAGTGACAAGAGGTGACACCAGAATCAGACATTTCCCTGGTGTCTTCAGACACGTGAGCAAGAACCACTGGCTTGGTTCTCTGCATGCATCGGTAACTCGGACCGCAATTGGTGACCATGGACTGTGTCAGTTAAATGCTGGCAACAGCTAAGCAGGGACACCAGCCTTGAGCTTCTGGTGACATCACCTGCCATCCTGGAGTGCTCAGACGGCTGTTCTCACTCCTATCCAGTTGTCTGTAGCTGGGCCTTCTTCTACCAGGCTCCCACGATGGatgccttcctccttctcttcctcctctccctctgtttccttctcgcctctgcctccttggtcCTCATCTTCCGTTCTGGGCAAACATTTCCTGGGAACCTTGGTCCCTTTCTTCGCACTGTAGCAGGAATGCAATACACAGCAGTCTCTGGAGCCGGAGTCAGATGCATCCACACCGTTTAGCGGAATGCTTTCTTAGAATATGGTAAACCAGGTTATCGTCTAAAAACGACAGGTCGTCGTCGAACGCAACCGGTCGGCAACATGCCTGGCCTGCTTTGTCACTCACTAGTCTTCTACTTCGAGATAAGTTTTTAAGTATTTTGTCATACATTGTCTCGGCCGCATCACAGGAGCCGCTACAATACCGAAAGATCAGTTCCTCCTTGGTTTCGTAGCCTAAACCCAAGTCAGTGACATTTAAGTGTATTGCAGTTAAGACACAGCCCCGATTTTTGCCCCTCTGGCCTCTGCGACCCTTCCCTTTGGAATTCTCTGGGCCGGCAGCTGCAGTCTGCCGATTTCGCTCTCTGCGAGGAAGCACCGCCGCTTGTTTAT
Above is a window of Microtus pennsylvanicus isolate mMicPen1 chromosome 6, mMicPen1.hap1, whole genome shotgun sequence DNA encoding:
- the Gdnf gene encoding glial cell line-derived neurotrophic factor: MKLWDVVAVCLVLLHTASAFPLPAGKRLPEAPAEDRSLGRRRAPFALTSDSNMPEDYPDQFDDVMGFIQATIKRLKRSPDKQAAVLPRRERNRQTAAAGPENSKGKGRRGQRGKNRGCVLTAIHLNVTDLGLGYETKEELIFRYCSGSCDAAETMYDKILKNLSRSRRLVSDKAGQACCRPVAFDDDLSFLDDNLVYHILRKHSAKRCGCI